The nucleotide sequence CAATGTAGATCTTTAACCTGTATGGAACTGGATGGGTCATACAAAAGCTGGACCAAGCGAATAACAACTGCCTCATTGGAAAGAGAGCCTGCACTTAGGTTCTGTAACCAATCCTGCTATTGGTTAGCCTAGATTTTAATGGAGATTATAAAAGTATTTAACAAATTCAGAACCTTCAGAGACCGAGTGATATTCCTAATACAAATGCATGCTGCAGCACGAACTTCTGCACAATCATGTTCCAATGAATCAATGACCAAATCCAATACCTGCAGGAATAAGTGAAGAGGTTAAATTAAGCACAAAATGTCATGAAGGCCATTGCTTGATATAGACTaagataaaacaaaaaaaaaaaaagggcagcccggtgcacgaagctcccgccatgcggggtcccggggaaggatccattgtacgcagccttaccctgctttttgtaaGAGGCTGTTTCcggatttgaacccgtgaccttttggtcacaaagcaacaactttaccgttgcgccaaggctccccttcatagACTAAGATAAGACAAATGCAAAGAAATTGAGAGTAACCTCTCCCAGAAACACTAGTCAAACATGTTTAAGGCTATTGAAAATCAATGGAATGAGGTAGAATTTTGATGAACAATTATGAAGTCTTGTAACAAAAATCAGCTGTTTTGAGTTTATCAACCGCTTTGATATTTAAGATCCAAACTATTGCATTTTCACCTGATTCATTACCCAAATAACCTGAATAAATAATAActagtaaatttatttaattcCAACAGCATCTTCTACTCCTATATGAATATTATCACATGCCATGTAAACTAGTAATAATCATCTGCCAAAACAAAAAGAAATGGAGCATTACTTGATTTACAGAGATGTAGCAAGTGTAAAGGAACCTTTGCTAGAGAGTTCAAAATATAAATAGTTCAAACTTTAATAATACTTGGTTAGAGACTTTCAGTTCCAAAATGTTTGAAAAAGTATAAGTCATTATAACTGTCTGTAGAAATATATGAATCATAAATAAGTGTTAACTTATACGGAACTTGATCATGATTAAAGAAAGATTACCAATATATGCATCCATTTGAGGTTGTACAAGTAAGCATTACATGCATTGTCTGTCGGTAAGTGTTAAAACTAGATACCATTTGCATTTTGTAAGTTATGGATGCCAAAGCTGTTTATATATTTCTATTGATTTCCAAAAAATTATTTGGATTTCATTTTGATGAATACACTCAATGTCAAAATTCTAATAATGAATGCATTTGTGCCTGCATACTAAAAATACATTGTCGTGCATGTAACAATAGGTCATGTCCCAATTATTTGGGATTGGCTATATAGATTTTTGCCACAATTGAACTTCAAATTCAACCAAGATTCATGATGAGGTATTTTCCATTTTTACACATCATTGATTGAATAAATGGAGCAATAAGATGAGGATCTTTATAGGCAACAATAACCTAACCTTGTAGTACTTGTTGAAAATTACAGGTGTGCTagtaaaagttttcaaaaaaagaataatattttaaacaaaactgaaataatgtaaaaaaaaatatttaaagtttgaACCACTCAAAGTTGATTTAGTTTTGTGCCAAAAGTGGTATTTTTCTATTTGTATAACCGGCCATGAACCAGGGTAAGCATTAGTTATTATGAAATTTCAGCAAGAATAACAACATAATAAGCAAATAACTTTATCCTAGTAATGGGTAGTTTGTTAAGAACCATATCAGTACATGGCTATTTCTAAGAAAATATTAATGTGCAGCTAAGTCATATAATGAACTTTTCCCCCGGAGATATTCTGCTTCCTCTAATAGAAAAAGATATGAAACCATAGGCTACGAAGAACAAGCTCCTGATGCCAACATAATCTGTCATCTAATAAACCAAAAACATGGGTTTCCTTAACTTTAGATACACTTTCTGGAATTATTAACACAGGTAAGATTGGAACAAAAGATTTTTATCTGGTAACTTTAAAGATTGATTAACAGCTTATCCCAAAGGCTTAAGTTGTGATAACAGTGAAATCTATGTTTTTTATGTTCATAACAGGCttaacttcatgaaaaaagaTAATGAGAAGGAAAAATAGTACCATTCTAATTTGTTGATCAATTTATCAAGCAGTTCAATTAGAAGTAACATAAAGAACCAATCAGTTGAACGGTTTTTCCAAAATCAATGACCCAGTAATCCATGAAAATCTTTTCATTATGATTATCTACATGTAAGCTTAAATACCATAAGAGTTTGGTCAAATTGAAATTCCTATTTGCGTCTAATCTATTAAGCAGCAATCCATAACAAAGGTGATTCAAGAACACACGCAACCAAGGACCAATGGTTCAAAGAATTGGTTGGGTAGTTAAGATACATGCTTAAAGAAAGCTAAAGGATGAGAGAGAAAACCTAACAAAAAAATTTGCTAgcaaaataaaatccaaaacagaAAATGAACAAAATTCAATCAACTAAGTCAAAGACAATGCATAAGGTCATTGCTTCTACATGGAGAATTGCAGCCATTATTAAGTGAATAGAAGTTACAGCTACTGGAGATAAAGGACACAGTATCCAACAGCTTTCCTAGGTATCTGTTTCTAAACACCAAAACTAACCAAACATAATTTGAACCAGCAAGTCATTTTTAACTCTACAATTTTATTCAGACAATAGCAACAGGAAAATCACTATCTACCATAAATGATGGATAAAAGATTGACAATACATTACTGACAAGTGTAACAGAAATTCATTAGCCAAGAATAAAAATTGTACATATGCTGACCCGAACTTCCAGGTTAAGGGAATAAACCTGTGGTGACAATAGCTGACATCTGCACTTCTCTAACTTCGAACAAAGCTCAGACAAAGCAAGCAATattccttggaggcgccttgactGTATTGAACTCATATGCAAAAAATTACAGAGCTTCTCAATAACATTTATAGAAAGTGCTTGTTTATGTAGCTCCTCATTGTCTGCAATCAACTTTTTCAATGAAAATGGTGCCTCATCTCCTACTCGACCAGGTTCTTCAAGTAGCTCTGCTAATACCAAAActaacttggttttaatttgtaGCTCTTCCACATAGGAAGGAGAGGCATGCCCAATAGCAATCAAACATTTACAGGAAAGTAATCTCGTATAGGGATACCGATCTTGTATTAAGTCTGATAATGCCTTCAAAGCCTTGCCATTGCCAATGCAAGAAAACCTAGAAGAAACCTCAGAGTTATCTTTCACAACTGCTTTTATACATTCTAAACAAGCATCCTTTTGATTTGAAGATCCACCAAGTAAACTAACAAGTCTTTGCAAGACCCCTGCATCACATAATGCCTTCTGCTCTTCATTTGTCTCACAAGAGTGTGCTATGATACACGCAGCAAGTTCAGTAACATTTTCATTGTCACTGTCTAAGAGTGAaaggataaaatttaaattcttatcCTGAAGAACATCATACTTCGGGGCCATCTTTGATTGAAATATCATTTTAAGAGACCGAGCACCTGCATCCACAACCTTTAAAACATAGAAAAAAATCAGACAAAAAGGGAAGAATTTTGGTAGAATAACAAGAGACCTCTCTCTTATAATGCATACTTGGTGCAACTAGAATAATGAAGTGTTAGCATAGCTTTTAGGTAATCATATCTAACGTTCTCTACATAGAGCTACACCAAAATTAAAGCTCAATTTGAGATTGACCAGCAATGACCATTTTAGATGCAATCAAGAAAAGCCAAATATAGTAATGATTACTTGTTTAGCAACTATAAAGTACTTTATAGATGTATGTAAGAAATCTCAAGGATCAATAACCTCCCAAGCTAAGGTCACCGTCATAACctaaatgaatccaaaaaaaATTAACTGAAACTCCCAACTTGATGGCATATGGATGATTGGAGCGAATGAAGCCCGTAAGTGGGTGAAAAACGTCAATTTGTCAATGTTCAGACTTCAGAACCAACAATCATGAGGTATCTCGGTGTGGGTTCCCAATTATGGATGGATCCCTTCTAAGATCACAAACTGAAGCCATAGGTTTCTATACTTTATTCAATAAACAAGTAAAACTGGCAAAACATAGGCAATCTGAAAAACACATGCAAAGAAGCAATCCACGAAAGATTCTGTGTAACTCACGAACTCTTGTAGGTAAATAACAGATTAAAAAATGCACCTCTGAGAACATGGAAGCTGTCGAAAAAACTCACTGATCCAATTTTTTCCAATCTCTCTTATTTCCAGAAAATTGAATCTTTGCGATCGGAAATTAAAGGCCAACAAAACAATAAGATCACTAAATCACTGCATACCTTATCATCGTGATGGGAAAGGATCGAGATGAGGTGTGGCACTGCGCCAGCATCGAGTACAGCACGAACTCCATCCTCCACCCCACAGGCGAAGCTACCGATCGCGGCGGCGGCCTGCACGATGACGGGAGCATCCTCGAGACCGGCACCTCCCAAGGAGGAAGCAACGGAAGCAGCGAGAACGGAAACGATCTTGGGAACAGCACCGAGCTGGAGGTAGAGGAGCTTCTTGGTCTTGTTGCCAATGATCTGGTTCTTCACCTCGCGTAGGGCCTTGAGCAGCGCCTCGCCTTGGGCAGCGCCGCCGCCGACCCCCAGCCGCGCCGTCACTTCCTCCGGCCGGTTGGTCACCGCCGACGAGGGCATATCCGACGTCTGGAATTGCGCGATAGCCTCCGCGAGGATTTGGGGAAATGGATCCCTcaatgctctctctctctctctctctctctctccgtgGGAGAGATGGTGGTTTGCGTAATAATCTCTCCCCACACCCACAGTTTTTAATCCTTTTTATTCAATTTTCTCCTCacgaaaaagaaaattaaaattaaaataaataaataaaagaaggtAGATGATATCAATTACGTTCATTTTCCGTACCCGAAGTCAACTTACCAGAGTCTTGATCGACACATATCGCCCCCACCGTGGGGCCGGAATTGTCGCCAATAATATAGCAGGTAGTGGACGGCATCTAAATCCAATAAAcgttgtatttttttattattattatttgtttttatttccttttctgctgcaaccGGCGATTCCCACCGTCGCTAGCGCCACCCAGAATTCACCCCACTATTGGTTGGTGCTAAGACGAGGTAGAAATTTAAGGTGTGCACCTATTTTTGTTATGAGGTTCCATAAAAAAATATGGAAACTATGTTttactatatatatttttttaaaatacttatgcAAACCTTATTAGTAAGAGGTAAATCAGTAAGccatttctaaattatttgaatcttgattaaaaaaaatattcgatTAAGTTAATAAATCGAGATCAAATCTAATTTTGAACTCGAAAATATTCAAACCGAGTACGAACTTAACAATAGTTGATTCATGAGCTCATGAATATATTCGTCTAGAGATTTACAAATGTATTTATTAAGAGACTCACAAACATGTTGCTCTTTTATATAAACTTATTTCTAAATTAATTGGTTAAGAAGATAAATATTAGTACAATAGAATAATATTATACTAGCGTTGCTTACTTCTTTACACTCTCATCTAACTGtcttagaaaattaattaataacaataaaaattcaTTTCATAAGAATACTCAAGCAACAAATCTAAAAGAAGTTTTAGGAAATATAAATAAACATCTTAATAAACTTTCTCTTAAAAAAAATAGTCCCAAGACAACTACCTAATACTTATAAATTTCTAACTTACACTGACGAACAAACCAATAAATCCACACACTAGAACTCAAATTAAACCTTTTGAAGGAACACCACACACATTACCGACAATCAGAAAGAACCCTTTGTAATCCCCCTCTCATCATAAGACAGAATCCATTAGCTACTTATCAATTAGAAGGACTAAGATATTGAACAAAATCACTTTTTCGAATGAACAATTAAACTCACTTAATCTAAGGCATTTATATAATTAAGGACATTTATCTTTTTCAACAACACTATATAGACATTATAGAATACAACCTTTTTATCTACATGATAGTGTAGGatcgagtactttcgttgggtaatccactaatagttcgaatgattataaaatttaagtacaagaactataggACAATGTTACTGACAATAGAGAAAATAAATAGATCTTGATCATCGGTTGTCGGAGGAATTTTACCGCGTCATAGGAGTTTTTCTAGAGCACCGCGTAAGAATAAAAGTCGTAGCAGATGATCTTCTGAAGCTGCTGGTCAAAGGTCATTATATAGGCTCattccgggtgcttggaccattGCTGATGTGGTGATCTATCATCGAAACTTCATCCGCGAAATTTATCcactttcgggcgcctggacagtTGACATGGGTTCTGCTAGTCGACGCGCTCCAACTCCGCTTTGGGATAATTTTTCTGATCCGAGCGCCTAGACCAACTCCGAGTGTCTGGACCACCCGGGTGCCTGTGACACTCGCCCAAGTGatactggtccgagcgcccggactccccgagaccaggatctagtcaaggtatcaacttaggtttcccaaatgaacCTAAGTTGAACCGATATATATAGTTCCCTCaaccgggaacgcatcctcactggatctctcctccagttggttaccttcacttaccacttatagtcgcttgacttgcctttgacccaccaggtctttccgcTAGTTGTCAAgtctgcagacccaactggatttcGGCTGGTTGTTAGGTCTTACAGACCCATCCAGACTTTCCACCAGATATCAGGTCCCACAGACCTATCTAAATTTCCCACCATCTATCGAGTCCAGCGGagctagctagatttcagcctggtgtcaggtctttCAGATccgtcaactcctacacacttggtaaagcaattagcccacaaaacactctaactttaatacacttatcattcattaaaacctgagttagatcactAGTACAAATTACACCAACACGATTTACCCTCATGACTGAAGAATTAGCAAGAACATTGTTACAACGCAAACATGATTATATTCATTTATGACTAATTGTGTTTGGCCTTAGGAAGAGTATATAagctaaagtttttttaaaattttatatgattctaggttttcaAATAATGACAAAGTCATTATTGCTTTAATCGAAGTAGATATAAATAGTAATCTAAGGATTATTTATTTCTGCACAAACTTTAATATGACAATAATAGATTTTATTGAATATATTAAAATCTATGTCCAAGTAAGAGACTATGGAGACTTTCAAAAGCATAATTTACAAATTGATATAATTTTCCTAAGGAAAACAATGACCAATATCAATAATAGTTTTAAAATACTTGCATGTACCTCCGTCCATATCCGTGAGACCGACACTAGAAGGACCGCTAAGGTAGCAAATCTACCTTTTTTTTAAAGTACAAATAAATAGTATTATTGAAGCCCTTATTATCCGAGGTATTTCTTTTCTCAAATCTAAAGACTTTTCTTCTAACATCCCAGCAGGATTAGACTGGACGCTTAATCTAGAGCTTAGTATTAAACCACAGACTTTACAACCAATGAAatctattatttataaaaattgatATAGAAGTTCTATGGTTAGATTTCACAATTATAAATTCTCTGCTTTACAAGAAGAAGAACCTGAGCCTAATAATCACAATCTAAATTTAATGAATATTGAATATATCCCTCTCTTAAATATTGAAACCCACAAAGTACACAAAATAATTTGTTTGATGATCTAGATAAATTCATATACATATCAGCTAAAATAGTCCAATACTTTACTCCCGAGGACCTACTAgaattagaagattttgacaaaaTACATCAAAAGTTAGAACACAATTGGACATTATATTTTGATGATAACTTCAATATTATTGCTCACAAAATAATTGTAGAAGTTAATCTTATGAATCCTACTGAATCCAACGGTACTAGTAATCTATAACCATTACAAATATGTTATTCAAAAAGTTCCATAAGAACTATGAATTATGACGAAGGTCACCCCCCACGAACAAGAATTACTCCATatacaataataattctttactcAAAACTATCGGTAAAGAAAGACCTCCTGAAATTACTTATTTTGGGGGAAAATTGGTCTTATTAAACATAGGTGAATGTAATGATCCTCAAATGTATAATACCTATTTAGAACAGGGATCGTCTATGTTAAAAGAGACTACCAAGCCCAACATGAATTAGACATAGAATCTGGTGAAGTCATGATAAGAGTCAGAGAAAACTACTTAGGAGATGCAACCCAAGTAGCATGGGAAGCTTATAAAATCAATTACCCTGAAGAAATAACTCATATAGCCTCCCAAGGAAACAACATCTTAAATTTTTGTTATACCATACACAAGCTATTTACAACACGAGACACAAACACAGAATTAGATATTCTACAATGAGAAGTCATGCATGACTTAGAACGACTTCAATCATTTAGTTGAAACTGAATAAAACCTTTATGTAATGACTTCCTGGCATTAATTGCGGTCTCAAGAACTTATTGTAATCCTGAATTAGGAGAAAGATTATTTAGTAAACGTCTTGGAGATATGGAAAAGAAATACATAAAGCCTAAACTGACATGAAAATAGCACCACAATATGATAATATAGAAGTTCGTATACAACACATTGTTTTAGTACTTAAAGAaaaatgtatgtatatatatatacagaaacaACTTAAAAACCAACAATATGGATTCTATAGCCAAATTTATACTCCCCA is from Zingiber officinale cultivar Zhangliang chromosome 7B, Zo_v1.1, whole genome shotgun sequence and encodes:
- the LOC122006516 gene encoding armadillo repeat-containing protein 8-like, with the translated sequence MPSSAVTNRPEEVTARLGVGGGAAQGEALLKALREVKNQIIGNKTKKLLYLQLGAVPKIVSVLAASVASSLGGAGLEDAPVIVQAAAAIGSFACGVEDGVRAVLDAGAVPHLISILSHHDDKVVDAGARSLKMIFQSKMAPKYDVLQDKNLNFILSLLDSDNENVTELAACIIAHSCETNEEQKALCDAGVLQRLVSLLGGSSNQKDACLECIKAVVKDNSEVSSRFSCIGNGKALKALSDLIQDRYPYTRLLSCKCLIAIGHASPSYVEELQIKTKLVLVLAELLEEPGRVGDEAPFSLKKLIADNEELHKQALSINVIEKLCNFLHMSSIQSRRLQGILLALSELCSKLEKCRCQLLSPQVLDLVIDSLEHDCAEVRAAACICIRNITRSLKNLSAGSLSNEAVVIRLVQLLYDPSSSIQLVALGALCNIIVICASRKSVLIRCGGVSQLVRLSTSMDSTLRLKSLSVLRNFLFLANTTDKECILKELSLHTLVSLLNDAEHSIQEQALALVNNLIDGCSSVEHIFTEKCYSLILDAVTRQLKQASSLGVCIQGMFVLSNIAAWSDFDKDSVTDYLIAYDDNHKPSLAIKFLQSNDKSLRLASLWCLLNLTNPSSAGSSRRVTKLQTAGIIFQLKSMLNDPCSDCKLRLRMVLEQCTEFETSQA